A stretch of the Rhinoderma darwinii isolate aRhiDar2 chromosome 3, aRhiDar2.hap1, whole genome shotgun sequence genome encodes the following:
- the LOC142750433 gene encoding olfactory receptor 5I1-like, whose product MEQRNKTLVTEFILSGLSSNPNLRLPLFLLCSLVYMVTLLGNLMIIVLIRITPSLQTPMYFFLMNLSFVDILYSSTITPNIMSNILSGNKTISIIACAIQMFFFIDLASSEAMLLAVMAYDRYVAICKPLYYTIIINKWTCLQLIFSVYIAGCLNSFIHTYCAFILPFCGSNYVNHFYCDINPILKLSCKDTYLNQVFLYVVAGSIEVGSFLCIVISYTYILFAIFRIRSTSGRTKSLSTCISHFTCVALFYCPVFFMYLRPNSAYAADQDWVVSLFYTVIIPMLNPMIYSLRNQDVKQALVQFKIFAI is encoded by the coding sequence ATGGAGCAAAGGAACAAAACACTTGTGACAGAATTTATTCTCTCTGGTCTCTCCTCCAACCCAAACCTTCGGCTGCCTCTCTTTCTGCTTTGCTCTTTAGTCTACATGGTAACTTTGCTGGGCAATCTTATGATCATTGTGTTGATTAGAATAACTCCAAGCTTGCAAACACCAATGTACTTCTTCCTTATGAACTTATCCTTTGTAGATATCCTGTATTCATCAACTATTACACCCAACATCATGTCCAACATCCTCTCTGGAAATAAGACAATCTCCATCATTGCTTGTGCAATACAAATGTTCTTCTTCATTGACCTGGCGAGTTCTGAAGCAATGTTACTTGCGGTGATGGCATATGACCGATATGTAGCTATATGTAAACCATTGTATTATACAATCATTATCAACAAATGGACATGTTTACAACTAATTTTTTCAGTCTATATTGCAGGATGTCTTaattcattcatacatacatattgcgcATTTATCTTACCATTTTGTGGGTCTAATTATGTTAACCATTTCTATTGTGATATCAACCCCATCTTAAAACTGTCATGTAAAGATACATATCTTAACCAAGTTTTCTTATATGTAGTTGCTGGTTCTATTGAGGTGGGCTCTTTTTTATGTATAGTCATCTCAtacacctacattttatttgccaTATTTAGAATTCGGTCTACTAGTGGTAGGACCAAGTCACTCTCCACTTGTATTTCTCACTTTACTTGTGTTGCTCTATTCTACTGCCCAGTTTTCTTCATGTACTTACGACCAAATTCTGCATATGCAGCGGATCAGGACTGGGTGGTGTCATTGTTTTATACAGTAATAATACCAATGTTAAATCCCATGATCTATAGCTTAAGAAATCAAGATGTAAAACAAGCACTGGTACAATTTAAAATATTTGCTATTTAA